One segment of Polaribacter huanghezhanensis DNA contains the following:
- a CDS encoding ATP-binding protein, with amino-acid sequence MIKNVILIIAVLFLLGCSEKLEQKQNDSISKKVDSLIQLSSNISFNDSIRTVFLSKADNQIDKIKNDSLKAHLLIRTTYGSLMLGDFKEYGRKSKQILKFSLDRKDTIALTRAYSYLGYFYQFEYKVDSAYYFYNKALHLFELREDKINEGRMLLSMATLQEDVKDFTGSEINAIKAISKLEGTDEFRSLYLAYNSLAINNKNLGKFNLSIQNFEKSKSYLSKIKNNQFLYATTYNNIGRVYAKQGNHIVALDSYNKALEIKNLNIRNPRLYAMALDNKAYSKFILEELSEIPALFYKSLQIRDSLQIKDGMVASYHHLAEYNLSKHDTLKALQYGLLSKNIAKEINYNDGLLESYKLLSKISQGTKGKQYLNKYIQLSDSLQQQERVVREKFTRIAYETDEVIQENKKTQEKNYLLMLILIITSVFFLLIYFIIRQRSKNKELEFAQKEDKSNIEIYNLMLSQQKMFNEGSVNEQNRISRDLHDGVLGRLFGTRLSLDAFNEGVSENDIKAREKNINELQSIEEEIREISHNLKLTEFNNNSSFKVLVEQLMEKQSKITSFNFQLNFDKNIDWENISNTIKINCYRILQEAIQNINKYSEAKKVIISFTKAENNLLFCIEDNGIGFNTKAKSKGIGLKNIRSRVNDLKGKVNINSVKDKGTKITIEISLRV; translated from the coding sequence ATGATAAAAAATGTAATTTTAATAATTGCGGTACTTTTCCTGCTCGGATGTTCTGAAAAATTAGAGCAAAAACAAAATGATTCTATTAGTAAAAAGGTAGATTCATTGATTCAACTTTCTAGTAATATCTCATTTAATGACTCTATTCGTACTGTTTTTTTATCGAAGGCAGACAATCAAATAGATAAAATAAAAAATGATTCACTTAAAGCTCATTTACTAATTAGAACAACTTATGGTAGTTTAATGCTAGGTGACTTTAAAGAATATGGGAGGAAAAGTAAACAAATCTTAAAGTTTTCTTTAGACAGAAAAGATACAATCGCATTGACAAGAGCTTACTCTTATTTAGGATATTTTTATCAATTTGAATATAAAGTAGATAGTGCATATTACTTCTATAACAAGGCTTTACATCTTTTTGAATTAAGAGAAGATAAAATAAATGAAGGACGGATGTTACTCAGTATGGCAACCCTTCAAGAGGATGTAAAAGATTTTACTGGAAGCGAAATTAATGCTATTAAGGCTATTTCTAAACTTGAAGGTACTGATGAATTTAGAAGTTTGTATTTAGCTTATAATTCATTAGCAATTAATAATAAGAATTTGGGTAAATTTAATTTATCAATTCAAAATTTTGAAAAATCTAAATCTTATTTAAGTAAAATTAAAAATAATCAATTTTTATATGCAACTACTTATAACAATATTGGTAGGGTATATGCTAAACAAGGGAATCATATAGTTGCTTTGGATTCTTATAACAAAGCCCTCGAAATTAAAAATTTAAACATTAGAAACCCAAGACTTTATGCAATGGCATTAGATAATAAAGCCTATTCAAAATTTATATTAGAAGAACTCTCCGAAATTCCAGCATTATTTTATAAGTCATTACAAATTAGAGATAGCTTACAAATAAAAGACGGAATGGTAGCCAGTTATCATCATTTGGCTGAATACAATTTATCAAAACACGATACCTTAAAAGCACTTCAATACGGCTTGTTGTCAAAAAATATTGCAAAAGAAATAAATTACAATGATGGTTTATTAGAATCTTATAAATTACTGTCAAAAATTTCACAAGGGACTAAGGGGAAACAGTATTTAAATAAATACATTCAGCTTTCAGATAGTTTACAACAACAAGAAAGGGTTGTTAGAGAAAAATTTACACGTATTGCTTATGAAACAGATGAAGTAATTCAAGAGAATAAAAAAACTCAAGAAAAGAACTACTTATTAATGCTAATATTAATTATTACTTCAGTATTTTTTTTATTAATATATTTCATAATTAGACAACGTTCAAAAAATAAAGAATTGGAGTTTGCACAAAAGGAGGATAAATCCAATATCGAAATTTATAATTTAATGCTTTCACAACAAAAAATGTTTAATGAAGGTAGTGTTAATGAGCAAAACAGAATCTCAAGAGATCTTCATGATGGTGTGTTGGGTCGATTATTTGGTACTAGATTAAGTTTAGATGCTTTTAACGAAGGAGTTTCAGAAAATGACATAAAAGCGCGTGAAAAAAACATTAATGAGTTACAGTCTATTGAAGAAGAAATTAGAGAAATCTCACACAATTTAAAGTTAACAGAGTTTAATAACAACTCCAGCTTTAAAGTATTAGTAGAACAATTGATGGAAAAACAAAGTAAAATCACTAGTTTTAATTTTCAATTAAACTTTGATAAAAATATTGACTGGGAAAATATTTCTAATACTATAAAAATAAACTGTTACAGAATACTACAAGAAGCTATTCAAAATATTAACAAGTATTCAGAAGCAAAAAAAGTGATAATAAGTTTTACCAAAGCTGAAAATAATTTACTATTTTGTATTGAAGATAATGGAATTGGATTTAATACAAAGGCTAAATCTAAAGGAATTGGACTCAAAAATATCAGATCAAGAGTAAATGACCTCAAAGGGAAAGTAAATATTAATTCTGTAAAAGATAAAGGCACTAAAATTACTATTGAGATTTCATTGAGAGTTTAG
- a CDS encoding efflux RND transporter permease subunit, translated as MKFLIHKPIAVIMTALGILILGIFASTYVPVSLMPDIDIQEITVQVNAKNSTAYELEKSVIKPLRNNLLQLNHLENIKSETSNGQATIKLNFTHGTKIDYTFIEVNEKIDRAMSSLPRDIDRPKVIKASASDIPVFYLNVTLKNAQAANQSNNITPEFIEFNQFANQVIRKRIEQITEVALVDVNGLVYPEIVVIPNPSKCLSLGIDLNEIESVIKKQQIEIGSILVKDSQYQYNLRLGTTLTNLKDIENIYLNKNGKLYQLKDIAQVKEQPQKRKGLVLSNGKEAVSLAIIKQSDARIKDLKTALQTTIAAMEADYPEINFSITRDQTKLLDVAINNLSQSLLWGMLLAFVVMFFFLKDIKSPILIGISIPVSIIICLLFFHLLGISINIISLSGLVLGIGLMIDNSIIVIDNITQYREMGYSLSDACVKGTNEVFKPLLSSVLTTCAVFIPLIFLSGITGALFYDQAMAITIGLFVSLLISITLLPVIYRLFYLKEGRFTKINAFIKKINRLNYEKTYEKGFRFVMKKQGIAFIIFFSFIVLTVSLFFMLPKKTMPTLSNSETFLKVDWNESINVEENKKRVLKLIEPIKNSIDDYNAFVGQQQFLLSKEADAKTSEVTLYVKTSSPKKLVLLKKELSNYLNKNYPQAIQEFKEVDNIFNIIFSENDAPLTAKIRSVENIGTSQKKELKALWKSLRQKLPDIEVQPISWEENIILLANKEKMILYNVESDAVFNTLKSAFNEREIFSLVDNQNYIPVVLGGEEKTIREVLHETQIKVNDSTRFSIAEFITEVKEENLKTITAGKDGEYYAMNLEVINEKPVMKKIKEVIAQNKQFDVTFTGSIFKNKKLINELLVVLIVTLILLYFILASQFESLTLPFIILLEIPIAMAGAFLLLYLFDYSLNLMSMIGIVVMSGIVINDSILKIDTIIQLQKQRTGLLKALLVAGKRRLKPILMTSLTTILALLPVLLTNGIGAELQAPLAIALIGGMLLGTIVSLYLIPLCFYHLSKKNIYVVK; from the coding sequence ATGAAATTTCTAATACATAAACCCATTGCTGTTATCATGACAGCTTTGGGTATTTTAATTCTAGGCATATTCGCATCTACTTATGTGCCGGTTTCTTTAATGCCAGATATTGACATACAAGAAATTACAGTACAAGTTAACGCAAAGAATAGTACTGCTTATGAATTAGAAAAGTCTGTAATTAAACCATTACGCAATAACTTACTGCAATTAAATCATCTAGAAAACATTAAAAGTGAGACATCAAATGGACAGGCAACCATTAAATTAAATTTTACGCATGGTACAAAAATAGATTATACGTTTATTGAAGTTAATGAAAAAATAGACAGAGCTATGTCTTCTTTGCCAAGAGATATAGATCGACCAAAAGTAATTAAGGCAAGTGCTTCAGATATTCCAGTCTTTTATTTAAATGTTACACTTAAAAACGCACAAGCAGCCAATCAATCAAATAACATAACACCAGAATTTATAGAATTTAATCAATTTGCAAATCAAGTAATCCGTAAACGAATTGAACAAATAACTGAAGTTGCTTTAGTAGATGTAAACGGGTTGGTGTATCCAGAAATTGTAGTTATTCCAAATCCATCAAAATGCTTGTCTTTAGGGATTGACCTAAATGAGATTGAAAGTGTGATTAAAAAACAACAAATAGAGATTGGTAGTATTTTAGTCAAAGACAGTCAATACCAATATAATTTACGTCTAGGAACTACGTTAACAAATTTAAAAGATATTGAAAACATCTATTTAAATAAAAACGGAAAACTATATCAACTAAAAGACATTGCTCAGGTAAAAGAGCAGCCACAAAAGAGAAAAGGTTTGGTGCTTTCTAATGGTAAAGAAGCCGTTTCATTAGCTATAATTAAACAAAGTGATGCACGTATTAAAGATTTAAAAACAGCATTGCAAACTACCATTGCAGCTATGGAAGCTGATTATCCAGAAATTAATTTTTCAATTACCAGAGATCAAACAAAACTATTAGACGTTGCTATCAATAATTTAAGTCAGAGCCTATTGTGGGGAATGTTATTGGCATTTGTTGTGATGTTTTTCTTTTTAAAAGATATTAAATCTCCAATTTTAATAGGTATAAGCATCCCTGTTTCTATTATTATCTGCTTGTTATTTTTTCATCTATTAGGTATTTCTATTAATATTATTTCTTTATCAGGATTGGTATTAGGTATTGGTTTAATGATTGATAATTCAATTATTGTTATTGACAACATTACTCAATACAGAGAAATGGGGTATTCATTATCTGATGCATGTGTAAAAGGAACAAATGAGGTTTTTAAGCCTTTGTTAAGTTCAGTATTAACTACTTGTGCGGTTTTTATTCCGCTGATTTTTTTAAGTGGAATTACTGGAGCTTTATTTTATGACCAAGCGATGGCAATAACTATTGGTCTTTTTGTTTCCTTATTAATTTCGATAACACTATTACCCGTCATATATCGCCTTTTTTATCTAAAAGAAGGAAGGTTTACAAAAATAAATGCATTTATTAAAAAGATAAATAGATTGAATTATGAGAAAACTTATGAAAAAGGATTTCGTTTTGTAATGAAGAAACAAGGAATTGCCTTTATTATCTTTTTTAGTTTTATTGTTTTAACTGTTAGCTTGTTTTTTATGCTTCCTAAAAAGACAATGCCTACCTTATCAAATTCAGAAACATTTTTAAAAGTAGATTGGAATGAATCTATTAATGTAGAAGAAAACAAGAAAAGAGTTTTAAAATTAATTGAACCAATAAAAAATTCCATTGACGATTACAATGCATTTGTAGGTCAACAACAATTTTTATTAAGTAAAGAAGCAGATGCTAAAACTTCAGAAGTAACTTTATATGTTAAAACTAGTTCTCCCAAAAAATTAGTTTTACTAAAAAAGGAACTCTCAAATTATTTAAACAAAAACTATCCACAAGCAATTCAAGAGTTTAAAGAAGTTGATAATATTTTTAACATTATTTTCTCTGAGAATGATGCTCCGTTAACTGCCAAAATAAGAAGTGTAGAAAACATAGGAACTTCACAGAAAAAAGAATTAAAAGCTCTATGGAAATCTTTAAGACAAAAGCTTCCAGATATAGAAGTACAACCAATTTCTTGGGAAGAAAACATCATACTACTTGCTAATAAAGAAAAAATGATTTTGTATAATGTAGAATCTGATGCTGTCTTTAATACATTAAAAAGCGCATTTAATGAGCGAGAAATATTCTCTTTGGTAGATAATCAAAATTACATCCCAGTTGTCTTAGGGGGCGAAGAAAAAACAATTAGAGAGGTATTACATGAAACTCAGATTAAAGTAAATGATAGCACACGTTTTTCTATTGCTGAATTTATAACAGAAGTAAAAGAAGAAAATTTAAAGACAATTACAGCAGGAAAAGATGGAGAGTATTATGCGATGAATCTTGAAGTTATTAATGAAAAACCTGTAATGAAAAAAATTAAAGAAGTTATTGCTCAGAATAAACAGTTTGATGTAACATTTACAGGGAGTATTTTTAAGAACAAAAAATTAATAAATGAGTTATTGGTTGTATTGATAGTAACATTGATCTTGTTATATTTTATTTTGGCTTCGCAATTTGAGTCACTAACATTACCATTTATTATTTTACTAGAAATACCTATTGCAATGGCTGGTGCATTTTTACTGCTGTACCTATTTGATTATAGTCTTAATTTAATGTCTATGATTGGTATTGTTGTTATGAGTGGAATTGTGATTAATGATTCTATTTTAAAAATTGACACCATTATTCAATTACAAAAACAAAGAACAGGGTTATTAAAAGCGTTATTAGTTGCGGGTAAAAGAAGATTAAAACCAATATTAATGACGAGTTTAACAACAATTTTAGCATTATTACCTGTGTTATTAACTAATGGCATAGGCGCAGAGTTACAAGCTCCGTTAGCTATTGCATTAATTGGAGGAATGCTTCTTGGCACAATTGTTAGTTTGTATTTAATTCCTCTTTGTTTTTATCACCTATCAAAAAAGAATATATATGTTGTTAAATAA
- a CDS encoding DUF1573 domain-containing protein, whose amino-acid sequence MKNYKKIKLNYLSLLLIVFLFSCGNNNVQKLKTNGVKKEKKLSSLNNKRRLLDLTKIEFENKLINLGEVIEGDTILKARYIFKNVGVNPLLIEYVNPDCSCTDYNFTKEIVKVQEKGFIDLEFDIKNKIGNQKLYAIVKSNTSASFHKLILKVNILELN is encoded by the coding sequence ATGAAAAACTATAAGAAAATTAAATTAAATTATTTATCATTATTATTAATTGTGTTTTTATTTTCTTGCGGAAATAATAATGTTCAAAAATTAAAAACTAATGGTGTAAAAAAAGAAAAAAAATTATCAAGTTTAAATAATAAAAGGAGGTTACTTGATTTAACAAAAATTGAATTTGAAAATAAACTTATTAATTTAGGTGAAGTTATAGAAGGTGACACTATTCTAAAAGCTAGATATATTTTTAAAAATGTAGGAGTAAATCCTCTGCTAATTGAATATGTTAATCCAGATTGTTCATGTACTGACTATAATTTTACAAAAGAAATAGTAAAGGTGCAAGAAAAAGGATTTATAGATCTAGAGTTTGATATAAAAAACAAAATTGGTAACCAAAAACTATATGCAATAGTCAAATCTAATACAAGCGCTAGTTTTCATAAATTAATATTAAAAGTAAACATTCTTGAGTTGAATTAA
- a CDS encoding response regulator, whose amino-acid sequence MKEKLKILIIDDHPMIIEGYQKAISSQSQFTPNIISVNDCEETIAQLNKSKNQGAFDLVLVDIQIPSSRNMKFTSGEDIALYIGNHFKETKIIILTMINKATRLENMIKTIPHNGILIKSDVSKSILVQALFNVMDGGLFYSKSVSKIANRVIQNNDLLDEKNVKIIYHLSRGVKTNQIPEYISLSLSAVEKRKKYIKQFFDVENDEELLVEAKKRGFL is encoded by the coding sequence ATGAAAGAAAAATTAAAAATATTAATTATTGATGATCATCCAATGATTATTGAAGGTTATCAAAAAGCAATATCTTCTCAAAGTCAATTTACCCCAAATATTATATCCGTCAATGATTGTGAAGAAACTATTGCTCAATTAAATAAGTCAAAAAATCAAGGTGCATTTGATTTAGTCCTAGTAGATATTCAAATACCTTCTTCAAGGAATATGAAATTCACCTCTGGTGAAGATATTGCTTTGTATATAGGAAATCATTTTAAAGAGACTAAAATCATTATTTTAACAATGATTAATAAAGCAACACGTTTAGAAAATATGATTAAAACTATTCCTCATAATGGTATTTTGATTAAAAGTGATGTGAGTAAAAGCATTTTAGTCCAAGCTCTTTTTAATGTTATGGATGGCGGGTTGTTTTATAGTAAATCAGTTAGTAAAATAGCAAATAGAGTTATTCAAAATAATGATCTTTTAGATGAAAAGAATGTTAAAATAATATATCATTTATCAAGAGGTGTAAAAACAAATCAAATTCCAGAATATATTTCTTTGTCATTAAGTGCTGTAGAAAAAAGAAAAAAATACATTAAACAATTTTTTGATGTAGAAAATGATGAAGAACTGTTAGTAGAAGCAAAAAAAAGAGGTTTTTTATAA
- a CDS encoding DUF1573 domain-containing protein, producing the protein MTEKNYYKLDEVITTCGCTVPVWSKETIKPSKKGAIKVTYDSKESGRFHKTITVYFNGKNSPLELKIKGRVAYPEVKIE; encoded by the coding sequence ATGACGGAAAAGAATTATTACAAATTAGATGAGGTAATAACTACATGTGGTTGCACAGTGCCAGTTTGGTCAAAAGAAACAATTAAGCCTTCAAAAAAAGGTGCTATAAAAGTTACCTATGACTCTAAAGAGTCTGGGCGTTTTCATAAAACAATAACAGTATATTTTAATGGTAAAAATTCGCCTTTAGAATTAAAAATAAAAGGACGTGTAGCGTATCCAGAAGTTAAAATAGAATGA
- a CDS encoding LytR/AlgR family response regulator transcription factor gives MDFSTKKYKYIIVDSQIEDTRELKQQLESYPNYYCVGIAKNESEAINLALEQIPNLVFLNTELEVGLIKTNSFNMIHELHQYLEILPKFIAISSSTNHSYQAIKNGVFDYLLKPFNYFDLKKSLLRFEKSQPESSSICLKSFTEYRFLVANDIIYLKADNNTTDFYLKDGSVVTSCQTLKNFETTLPNVFVRIHKSYMVNVNFISKIHFSKYQCILKFTKQVIPFSKRLKSEMLEIRNFLLSLSSENHVKTTA, from the coding sequence TTGGATTTTTCTACAAAAAAATATAAATACATAATTGTTGACTCTCAAATAGAAGATACTAGAGAGTTAAAACAACAACTGGAAAGCTATCCTAATTATTATTGTGTTGGTATTGCCAAAAATGAGTCTGAAGCAATAAATCTAGCACTAGAACAAATTCCCAATCTTGTATTTTTAAATACAGAATTAGAAGTAGGTTTGATAAAAACGAATTCTTTTAATATGATACATGAATTGCATCAGTATTTGGAGATCCTACCTAAGTTTATTGCAATAAGCTCCTCAACGAACCATTCATATCAAGCAATTAAAAATGGAGTTTTCGATTATCTTTTGAAGCCATTTAATTATTTCGATTTAAAAAAATCGCTACTAAGATTTGAGAAAAGCCAACCAGAATCTTCATCTATTTGTTTAAAATCATTTACCGAGTATCGGTTTTTAGTAGCAAATGATATTATATATCTAAAAGCGGATAATAATACAACTGACTTCTATTTAAAGGATGGCTCAGTAGTAACTAGTTGTCAAACACTTAAGAATTTTGAAACAACTTTACCAAATGTGTTTGTACGTATTCATAAAAGCTATATGGTAAATGTAAATTTCATTTCAAAAATTCATTTCAGTAAATATCAATGTATCCTTAAATTCACCAAACAAGTGATACCTTTTTCAAAAAGATTAAAATCTGAAATGCTTGAAATTCGTAATTTCTTATTGAGTTTATCTTCAGAGAATCATGTTAAAACTACAGCGTAA
- a CDS encoding efflux RND transporter periplasmic adaptor subunit, translated as MIKLQNIFIRNTSILFVYGCLLLLISCTEGKPEKKIDESIDRKNYVVEKNEVEILILKKGIFNEELLSNGKLVAVQKNDLKFEVPGKLNMLFVKEGDAVKENTVLAILDKYKYKEELISAETTLKKALLELEDMLVNRGYDLKRKNEIPKQVYDMAGLRSGYTEALQKIKSSKYNVNSTSLTAPFSGKIAAIKNKLHDQITAGSIFLTLINDTYFDVIFPITESEINKVLKGNQISVFAMGVQKEYKGKVVSINPLVEKNGTIQIKARVKNDGNLIDGMNVKISMEKQIHNQFIIPKSAIVLRQDQEVLFKVKKGKAFWTYVKTVNENKDYYTVIPNPDKNSATLKVGDTIITKGNLNLAHDSEVKINYQIKKISSGIKN; from the coding sequence ATGATAAAACTACAAAACATATTTATAAGAAATACTTCTATCCTGTTTGTTTATGGCTGTCTTTTGTTACTAATTTCTTGTACAGAAGGTAAGCCAGAAAAAAAAATAGACGAATCTATTGATAGGAAAAATTATGTTGTAGAAAAAAATGAAGTAGAAATTTTAATTCTTAAAAAAGGAATTTTCAATGAAGAATTATTGTCAAATGGAAAATTAGTGGCAGTTCAAAAAAATGATTTAAAATTTGAGGTACCTGGAAAACTAAATATGCTTTTTGTAAAAGAAGGAGATGCAGTGAAAGAGAATACAGTTTTAGCAATATTAGATAAATACAAATACAAGGAAGAACTAATAAGTGCAGAAACAACTTTGAAAAAAGCGCTATTAGAATTAGAGGATATGTTAGTTAATAGAGGTTATGATTTAAAGAGAAAAAATGAAATTCCAAAGCAAGTTTATGATATGGCTGGATTGCGTTCTGGATACACAGAAGCTTTACAAAAGATAAAAAGTTCAAAATACAATGTGAATTCAACAAGTTTAACAGCGCCATTTAGTGGAAAAATAGCCGCAATTAAAAACAAATTACACGACCAAATTACAGCGGGAAGTATTTTTTTAACATTAATTAATGATACATATTTTGATGTGATTTTTCCAATTACGGAGTCAGAAATTAATAAAGTTCTTAAAGGAAATCAAATAAGTGTATTTGCAATGGGTGTTCAAAAAGAATACAAAGGAAAAGTTGTAAGCATTAACCCATTGGTTGAAAAAAATGGAACAATACAAATAAAAGCAAGAGTTAAGAATGATGGTAATCTGATAGACGGTATGAATGTAAAAATTAGCATGGAAAAACAAATACACAATCAGTTTATAATACCAAAAAGCGCTATTGTTTTAAGGCAAGATCAGGAAGTTTTGTTTAAAGTAAAAAAAGGAAAAGCTTTTTGGACTTATGTAAAAACTGTTAACGAAAACAAGGATTATTATACAGTAATTCCAAACCCTGATAAAAATTCTGCAACATTAAAAGTTGGTGATACAATTATTACAAAAGGGAATTTAAACCTTGCTCATGATAGCGAAGTGAAAATAAATTATCAAATAAAAAAAATATCCTCTGGGATAAAAAATTAA
- a CDS encoding TolC family protein, which produces MLLNKITNQFKFILKICCCLICINSIQGQQLKKISLEETLQLANKNSLEAFKAKREYAINYWRYKSFKAKFLPRLDLKLQPFNYNRSLVKRYNPTNNIDEYRQEQSLNLFSELSLSQNIMATGTKVFINSTFNRLVNYGSNTIENYSTTPIRVGLIQPLMAFNELKWANKTALLEYEKAKKEFIFNQQKINIEAISLFFTWALNSAKVTIAIETKANAEKLFKIAEKRYVIGAIEKDDLLNLELESFTSETNLSKATQELEIIVSDLKLFLNKENLSEFAPDLPILISKLKISLSEAEKYMNQNNPDLLNTIIEKINAERDLDEVVKGNRFKLSINASYGLNQQSNTFSDAYRNFLDQQIVGISFSMPILDWGERKGNIKIAKMTKELTDIKIQQTVNDVKRQLILKVKNFNLQEEQVVVSLRAKEISSDSYQITEKRFLSGKVDLLRLLSSRKAWQTATEQYIQNLQLYWTYYYEVQQLTLYNFSERKTLKVSFESLLEN; this is translated from the coding sequence ATGTTGTTAAATAAGATAACAAACCAATTTAAATTTATTTTGAAAATATGCTGTTGTTTGATATGTATCAATAGTATTCAAGGTCAACAATTAAAAAAAATAAGTTTAGAAGAAACGTTACAATTAGCTAATAAAAATTCTCTTGAAGCCTTTAAAGCAAAAAGGGAGTATGCAATTAATTATTGGAGATACAAATCATTCAAAGCAAAATTCTTACCTAGATTAGATCTAAAATTACAACCATTTAATTACAATAGATCTTTAGTGAAAAGATATAATCCTACTAATAATATAGATGAGTATAGACAGGAACAAAGTTTAAATTTATTTTCTGAACTTTCATTAAGTCAAAATATTATGGCAACAGGAACAAAAGTATTTATAAATTCTACTTTTAATAGACTAGTTAATTATGGGAGTAACACCATTGAAAATTATTCAACAACACCCATTAGAGTTGGTTTAATTCAGCCATTAATGGCATTCAATGAACTAAAATGGGCAAATAAAACAGCTTTATTAGAATATGAAAAAGCAAAAAAGGAGTTTATTTTTAATCAACAAAAAATAAACATAGAAGCCATTTCATTGTTTTTTACATGGGCATTAAATAGTGCCAAAGTAACTATTGCGATAGAAACAAAAGCTAATGCTGAAAAACTCTTTAAAATTGCTGAAAAAAGATATGTTATAGGAGCTATTGAAAAAGATGATTTGTTAAACTTAGAATTAGAAAGTTTTACTTCAGAAACTAATTTATCTAAGGCAACCCAAGAATTAGAAATAATAGTATCCGATCTGAAATTATTTCTAAATAAAGAAAATTTATCTGAATTTGCACCTGACCTGCCTATTTTAATTTCAAAATTAAAAATTAGTTTATCCGAAGCAGAAAAATATATGAATCAAAATAATCCTGATTTATTAAACACTATAATTGAAAAAATTAATGCAGAAAGAGATTTAGATGAAGTTGTTAAAGGAAATAGATTTAAGTTATCTATTAATGCAAGCTATGGTTTAAATCAACAGTCTAATACTTTTTCTGATGCATATCGTAATTTTTTAGATCAACAAATTGTAGGAATTTCTTTTAGTATGCCAATTTTAGATTGGGGAGAACGAAAAGGAAATATAAAAATAGCTAAAATGACTAAGGAGTTAACCGATATTAAAATTCAACAAACTGTAAATGATGTAAAAAGGCAATTAATTTTAAAAGTTAAAAACTTTAATTTACAAGAAGAGCAGGTAGTAGTATCATTAAGAGCTAAAGAAATTTCAAGTGATTCATATCAAATAACTGAAAAAAGATTTTTATCAGGAAAAGTAGATTTATTACGCTTATTAAGTTCTAGAAAGGCTTGGCAAACGGCAACTGAGCAATACATACAAAATTTGCAACTATATTGGACGTACTATTATGAAGTACAACAATTGACATTGTATAATTTTTCTGAAAGAAAAACATTAAAAGTGTCATTTGAATCACTTTTAGAAAATTAA